One Plasmodium malariae genome assembly, contig: PmUG01_00_19, whole genome shotgun sequence DNA window includes the following coding sequences:
- the PmUG01_00038500 gene encoding fam-l protein, whose protein sequence is MAQNIILLFIKILTFILLTWICHFYNDMNTLNKYLDEKCSFRRKLNSTKYPLLAQYKQGKDLYIANSKEEIPDNEVNKQKNIFNNKKGANGKHKQSCRSSLYVQKYGKNVDENKCITPKTKKYSNYEQKIFKELEYNDYLKNIKIIEDKEYKKVKRKKRRIRISLLLLFFLVLVMPILDLLLEKLTTGGLLGSLGLFYINTVEGAHTIGGVLSTLFAIDGWSNLQKTCATTIFFYCVPFLIFVLIFILGMIYYYKKVIKYENIKFRKRINKK, encoded by the exons ATGGCTcaaaacattatattattatttattaaaattttaacgtttattcttttaacttGGATATGTCACTTTTATAATGACATG aacactttaaataaatatttggatGAAAAATGCAGTTTTCGcagaaaattaaattcaaCAAAATATCCATTATTAGCACAATATAAACAGGGGAAGGATCTATATATTGCAAATTCTAAGGAAGAAATTCCAGATAATGAAGtcaataaacaaaaaaatatatttaataataaaaaaggagcaAACGGAAAACATAAGCAATCCTGTAGAAGTTCACTATATGTTCAGAAATATGGTAAAAATgttgatgaaaataaatgtattacacctaaaaccaaaaaatattcgaattatgaacaaaaaatatttaaagaacttGAATATAATGATTACCTTAAAAATATCAAGATAATTGAAGataaggaatataaaaaagtaaaacgtAAAAAACGCCGCATACGAATTTCTTtacttttgttattttttttggtattgGTGATGCCAATATTAGATCTTTTACTAGAAAAACTTACAACTGGTGGATTGTTGGGTTCATTAGGCTTgttttacataaatacagTTGAAGGTGCACATACGATAGGTGGGGTGTTGAGTACATTATTCGCCATAGATGGATGGagtaatttacaaaaaacaTGTGCAacaactatttttttttattgcgtACCCTTCCTTATATTTGTTCTGATATTTATATTAGGGatgatttattattataaaaaagttataaaatatgaaaatattaaatttagaaaaagaataaataagaaGTAA